The window TCCAAATTTTTCACAGCATCATCAAATGTTTCGAATATCTTCGTATCATGGTCACCAATAATCTGGGCAGCCTGCTCTTTCCGCAATTCAACAATCCCTGCTACCTCAACATGATCCATCGCGTAATAAGAAACGGCATGCTCCATCCCCATCGTTCCTGCGCCAATTAATAAAACCCTTTGCATATCATCAATCCCTCTATTGGATTTCCGGCTAATAGCTTCCGATTAAATTTCCATCCACCCATTGGCAATGACGTTTTTATACCAGGAGAAGCTATTCTTCCGTTTTCGTTCGCGTGTATTGAAGTCCACATAGACAAGGCCAAATCGTTTTCCATAGCCCTCGGCCCATTCAAAATTGTCCATTAATGACCATGCCAGATATCCGATAATTGGGATACCCGATTCAATCGCTCTGCTCACAGCAGTTAAGTGCTGTTGATAATAATGAATTCGATCCTGATCTTCCACTTCTCCATTAACCAGTTCATCAATGCAGCACGCTCCATTTTCCGTGATGAAAAGAGGAATAGTGCCATATCGATCCGTAAGATAATGAAACACTTTATTTAGGCCGTCCGCATAAATTGGCCAGCCTATATGAGTATGTTGATAATCGATTTCAATATTTTCTATATCCAATAAACCGGAATTCTCTTTGTAGCGCGCGATATTGCCTGAATAATAGTTTACGCCTATAAAATCAATCGGCTGATGAATAACTTCCATGTCTCCATCGGCAATACGAAGTTCTGCACCTTTTTTCTTAAACCATTCAACCATATAGTCAGGGTAATGTCCCTTTAAGATGGGATCGAGAAACCAGTCGATATTTATCCCAATCTCCCGCCTGCACGCTTCCCTGTCTTCCGGTCTATTACTATATGGTTCTCTCCAGGTTGTATTCGTTGCAGTTCCAATTTTCCCTTCGATCCCCATTTCTCTAAATATCTGGACTGCCCTGCCATGTGCCAAAACTAGATGGTGGGAAACATCAACCGCTAATTGCAAGTCTTGAAACCCTGGAGCATGGACCCCATGATAATTGGATAAAAAGGCGGCACAGAAAGGTTCATTAATCGGTTGCCAAAACTTCACTTTCCCATTAAACTCCTTAAAAACTGTTTCCGCATATTGACTGAACGCCTCGACAGTATCCCGATTTGCCCAACCGCCAAGACCCTGCAAGGCTTGGGGAAGATCCCAGTGATAAAGGGTCAGCATCGGCTCAATCCCTTTTTCCAACAATTTGTTGATTAGGTTATGGTAGTAGTTCAATCCTTTAGGATTGAGGTCTCCCTTTCCATTTGGATAAATCCGCGGCCAGGAAACAGAAAATCGGTACACCCTCGCACCCAAATCGGCTAATAATTCGATATCCTCTTCATACCGATGATAACTGTCACACGCTATATCACCATTATCGCCATTTTTCACCTTTCCCGGAGTATGGGAAAAGGTATCCCATATCGATAAGCCTCTTCCATCCTCAAATGCCGCCCCCTCAATCTGATATGCAGCAGTTGCAGTTCCCCACTTAAAATCCTTTGGGAACGTAATTGTTGGCATAGTTTACTCCTCCTAAAGCAGGGTTGATTCCCCTAATCAAAACTCACCGATTTAAATGATATTTCCCGCCGTGGCAATTCGGTGATAGAAATGATTGCCTAATGACCCTTCCGGAACACCCAACGGGCCATCATGAACCAATCTCTTTTCATCCAACTCTTCTATCCTGGCAATTTTATCTTTAAGCCATAGTTGGATTCGGTATTGCGCCGTTTCCATACGAGCTATCAGTCCGCCGTAGCGAAGTTCAATGACTTCCCAGCCAAATGGCTTATATAAAGAAAACCAAACATCCCGATGCTTGTGATGAAGAATTTTCACCTGTGAAGTCAGCTCTTTAACCTCTGCTAAAAGTGACTCCATGGTTTCTTTGTCCTTCTCGTCATAGGCAGCCTTTAATTGAATGCCGATTTCCGCTTTTACACTTAACACCATTGCCAATTGCCCATAGAACTCAAATAAAAGTGATGCATGTGGGTTTCTTTCCTCGGCAGCCTGTAACTTAGGGACAATGCTCCGATAATGCTCATTCATCCCAAGACCCCGAATATTTTCATCAAATAGTCCGATCAAGACGTCCTGCCACAACAAAAACTTAGAGGCATTCGATGACTTTAAATTATTTTCCATAACACCAGGCGTTTCATCCAATTGGTTTAGCACAAGGAAATCGTCCAAGTGGTTGCCGGTACAAAAGTGAAAACGACTTTCTAAATAATCCTTGGTAACTGTTTCGTGATAAGTATGCTCTGCAAATAGCTGCATCACTGGTTCGGCGGTTATTAGTGGTGTTTCTGCTCCGTTGTCACCCCATAATGTTGTAAAGACTTCTTGAAGCCCCTCTTTTTTACAAGCTTTTAATGCAGCTTCTGTTGTTGCAAAGGCTCTTCCATAATTCGGTGATATGCCATTCCACGTCCATGCTCCGCCTGCAAAAACAGTATCTGTTCCTAACTCTTTATGCTTCTGGATATATCCGCGATAAAAATCTTCATTCTCATGGTAATAGTCCCAATAAACAAGCTGAACATTTTCGGGAATAGACTCAATTGCTTCCTTTGGAATATGGACATCCTCATCGTAGTATTCACCAAATTTGGAGCCTAAGCGAAAATACATATCACTCCAGATCATTGGTTTTAGCCCATGACGCTCAGTGATCTGAACCACTTGATTTAGATGTTTATTCATAATTTCGAATCGGTTTTCGTATCCATTCAAATCCAAATATCGGCCAAGCCCTAGTTGAAATGCCTCGTCCATGCCTATATGTATACGGCTTGTTCTAAATGGTTTTGAAGCGGCCCTAATCAAGCTTTCAATTAATTCATAGGTCTTTTGTTCACCAACCAATAAAATATCGGGCGTATCTCTTATTTCCGCGGCATAGCCCCATTTTAAAGCCATTGCTAAATGACCAAGAGTTTGGATGCATGGAATCATTTCAATTCCTAACGTATCCGCATAGTCATCACAAATTTTCAGTTCACTTTCTGTATATCTTCCACGCATATAACCAAAGTAAGGATAGTCCTCAACTTCATATGTATCTTCTGTATAAAGCATGACCACATTTAATCCCATAACCGCCATCTTATTGAGAAGTACTTTAATTTCATCTACCTTTAAAACTGCATTCCTCGAGGCATCGAGCATAACACCGCTAGTTTGAAATTGCGGTTGTTCTGTATGTTCAAATTCGCCGGTCTTGTTATAGTGTTCCAGCCATAACCCAATCGCGCGGAAAAAGTGAATTTTTTCCTGGAAATAGATTTCTCCCTTTCCGTTTTTATTGCTTACCTGAATAGGGCCGACCCTTTGTGTGACATTAATCGGGTAACCATCAGAATGTAAATGGAGGTTCAATTGATCCGATAGCAGCTCTAATCCTGATAAAATTGAATTTGTATCTCCGGTGATATTGATTTGCATACTAGATACCTCGTTTCAGTTTTTAATAGAACGGATTCATTTATGCCCATACTTAGTTAAACACGCTGTTGATTTCCGCTGCAGGCGCTTCGCTTTCCACGGGCGGCCTGGGAGCCTCCTCGGCGCGAGCGCCTGTGGGGTCTCCCACTGACCTTTTCTCCCGTAGGAGTCTTCGCGCCTTCCGCTACAATCAACTCTGTTAAAAACAACTTTTTCCTTTAACAAAGTATACTTTTAATTAATATCCCAGCTGTCCGCATTTTCGTATTTTTAAAAAGCACCTTGAATGAATGGGGTAACAAATTCTCCTGACAAAATGGTGTTTTCTACTTCTAAATCTTTGGATAAAAGTACAAGGTCCGCATCATATCCATCAGCAATGCGGCCTTTTTTATTACTGACACCACAAACTTCAGCTGGATTGAAGGTCGCCATATGAACTGCATCTTCCAGTGATATACCGCATTTTTGGACAGTATATTGAACTGCCTTATTTAAAGTCAGTGAACTGCCGGCAAGACTTCCATTCTCCAACTCTACTTTTCCGCCTTTTTTATATACCGTTTTCCCGCCAATATGATGGCAGCCATCGGGGAGCAGATTAGTCCCGGTACAGTCGGATACCAGGGTGATTTTATCGGCACCCTTCAATTTGTACAGTAATTCAATCATTCTTTGATGAACATGAAACCCATCAGCAATCAGCTCACAATGTAAATCATCTAAATAAAGTGCTGCGAAGGCTGCTCTTAAATCCCTGTGAGATAACCCGGCCATGGCATTAAAACAATGGGTCACCCTCGATAGGCCATACTGGATTGACTCTTGTATCTCCTCATATGAAGCATCCGTATGCCCTGCTGAAACTGACACTTTTTGCTCATGCATCATCTGAATAACTTTATTACTGTTTGGAAGCTCAGGTGCCAAAGTTATGACTCGCATCAACTCTCCAGCGTAACCGAGTATTGATTCTACATCCTTGATAACCGGAGCCTTAATATGTTCCGCCTTTTGGGCGCCTTTGAATTTCTGGTTAATCCAGGGCCCTTCCAAATGAACCCCTAAAAGCTGAGCCCCGTCCCGTTTTTCTTCAGCAACCTGTTTACTCAATAAAAGGAAGGTTTTTATATCATCTAGGGAGGCTGCTCTTGATGTTGACAAAAAACTTGTCACCCCAAAGAATGGAAGCCCATCCTGAATCCGATAAAAACTTTCCTTTGTGCCATCCATAAAATCGCAGCCGTTAAGGCCGTGTATATGTGTATCAATAAAACCCGGACAAATCCACCCTGCCACCTGATAACAGGGCAAATCATCCCTTACATTTTCAAATTTCCCTGCATAAATGATTCTTCCGGCTTTAATT is drawn from Bacillus sp. FJAT-18017 and contains these coding sequences:
- a CDS encoding beta-N-acetylhexosaminidase encodes the protein MQINITGDTNSILSGLELLSDQLNLHLHSDGYPINVTQRVGPIQVSNKNGKGEIYFQEKIHFFRAIGLWLEHYNKTGEFEHTEQPQFQTSGVMLDASRNAVLKVDEIKVLLNKMAVMGLNVVMLYTEDTYEVEDYPYFGYMRGRYTESELKICDDYADTLGIEMIPCIQTLGHLAMALKWGYAAEIRDTPDILLVGEQKTYELIESLIRAASKPFRTSRIHIGMDEAFQLGLGRYLDLNGYENRFEIMNKHLNQVVQITERHGLKPMIWSDMYFRLGSKFGEYYDEDVHIPKEAIESIPENVQLVYWDYYHENEDFYRGYIQKHKELGTDTVFAGGAWTWNGISPNYGRAFATTEAALKACKKEGLQEVFTTLWGDNGAETPLITAEPVMQLFAEHTYHETVTKDYLESRFHFCTGNHLDDFLVLNQLDETPGVMENNLKSSNASKFLLWQDVLIGLFDENIRGLGMNEHYRSIVPKLQAAEERNPHASLLFEFYGQLAMVLSVKAEIGIQLKAAYDEKDKETMESLLAEVKELTSQVKILHHKHRDVWFSLYKPFGWEVIELRYGGLIARMETAQYRIQLWLKDKIARIEELDEKRLVHDGPLGVPEGSLGNHFYHRIATAGNII
- the nagA gene encoding N-acetylglucosamine-6-phosphate deacetylase; the encoded protein is MSRDHFYLNGNVVTDKKIVENMLIEIKAGRIIYAGKFENVRDDLPCYQVAGWICPGFIDTHIHGLNGCDFMDGTKESFYRIQDGLPFFGVTSFLSTSRAASLDDIKTFLLLSKQVAEEKRDGAQLLGVHLEGPWINQKFKGAQKAEHIKAPVIKDVESILGYAGELMRVITLAPELPNSNKVIQMMHEQKVSVSAGHTDASYEEIQESIQYGLSRVTHCFNAMAGLSHRDLRAAFAALYLDDLHCELIADGFHVHQRMIELLYKLKGADKITLVSDCTGTNLLPDGCHHIGGKTVYKKGGKVELENGSLAGSSLTLNKAVQYTVQKCGISLEDAVHMATFNPAEVCGVSNKKGRIADGYDADLVLLSKDLEVENTILSGEFVTPFIQGAF
- a CDS encoding GH1 family beta-glucosidase; translation: MPTITFPKDFKWGTATAAYQIEGAAFEDGRGLSIWDTFSHTPGKVKNGDNGDIACDSYHRYEEDIELLADLGARVYRFSVSWPRIYPNGKGDLNPKGLNYYHNLINKLLEKGIEPMLTLYHWDLPQALQGLGGWANRDTVEAFSQYAETVFKEFNGKVKFWQPINEPFCAAFLSNYHGVHAPGFQDLQLAVDVSHHLVLAHGRAVQIFREMGIEGKIGTATNTTWREPYSNRPEDREACRREIGINIDWFLDPILKGHYPDYMVEWFKKKGAELRIADGDMEVIHQPIDFIGVNYYSGNIARYKENSGLLDIENIEIDYQHTHIGWPIYADGLNKVFHYLTDRYGTIPLFITENGACCIDELVNGEVEDQDRIHYYQQHLTAVSRAIESGIPIIGYLAWSLMDNFEWAEGYGKRFGLVYVDFNTRERKRKNSFSWYKNVIANGWMEI